TGTGCATCTTTCCATGCTTGGGCGTCGTTCTAGAAAGgtgatatatgtatattactCGTATAAAAACTAGTACACATTTTTCATATATAAAATTGAAACACTTCTCCTATATTTCCgtcaggtgcctgaattttaagatAATTTCAGATAACACTTTTGTACTACCAATTACCAATTAGTACGAGCAAATTGTCACTTTTATAATTTATTCTTTGTTTTAATATATCAAGTTTTTATCCTTGTTTAACTATAGAAATGATTGTAAATTGTCTTGTTCCAACACATATCAGATTCTGTCAGGTTTGTGGTTTTATCTAACGTTTTTTTATTCTCGAAACCAAAAATTGCACAAGTCTGCAGAAATTGCAACGAACTAAAATTgcaattttagtataaaatatatgcaataatcgTCACCTAAAGGAAAACTTAAATTAAGACACCTAAAATTTAGCAAATCccaaattgaaacaaaaaatgttGTGGTTGCGCATGAGAGCAAGAACCATACTATATGAGTTGGCTATGTTGCTCCAGAAATAAGGTTTGGCCAAGTAAAGACAAGTCAGGACCCAGGAACGAGCAGCACAACCCGGGACCACCGCGTACTGCACCATCGGCACGGAAACGGCCCTACTCAGCTCGTCTCCGTTGGGCGACCAAATTTGGCGCTGAGTTGCCGAGGAATCAGAACAAACCAACCACCAGGCCAGTAGCCACACCATACCACACTGGTAGCAGTTGAAAACTATGTAAGATATTAGATATATACTATACCATAGCAATAGACCACACCATGTTGCGGCTCAGTTGCTGAGGAATCAGAACATATATATCATTCCTTTTCTTGTTTCTGTTCCTCCCCGTCACAAATTATCAAATGGCAGTTTTcatgcatgcaatgcaagtggGGCATGACTAGATAGAATAGGGGCAGCACAAGCAAGGCAGGGAGCATCAGCATCCCCTGTGTTTCAGCACGAAAGGACACCCATCCATATCTTAAGCAACACAACTTTAGCAATGCGAGCTATGCACCAAGGAGACCACAATGTAAAATTCACACAAAACCACAATCCAGCCACCAAACCACACTGCTATAAAAGAACATAAACATAACCCCTGATGGATTTGATAAACTAAGTCAAAAGCATCATTGTAGGAGTATTAGTGTATGCAAGAGGAAACAAAAAAAGCCCCAAGTCACGGCGGCCTTGTAGAACTGCCTCCGAACTTTATTTTCCTACCACCACCATCTTGCTCTTGATGCTGCATGAATGATTGCAGGGAAACCTCCCCTCCGCTTTCCAAAGACAGTATCATGGCACCAGGAAAAGGATAACAGATGGGGGAAGGACCCACTACCACAAGCACTGATTGGGGGCCACTATTGACAATAGGGTGTGCACCACCCATGCAGACTTGCAGTTCTAATCTTTGGCCAATTATTTTCTCTATATTGGAAAGAATGGTTGACCCGTAATCAATCGAATAATGGAGATAATTAGAAATCCGTTTTTGATTCGGGGGATCTATGGCAGCTGTCTACGATCGAAGGAATGATAAAACTTCTATGCTGCATAGAGACTGGAAAGGGCCGGACACCAAAAGGAATTCAGGACTCCAGATATCTGGACCAGCTGACTTGGTAGGGTTTTGGATTCAGAGCCAGTAACTGAAGCAAGCAACCCAGAAGTCCATGCCTTGGAACAGGAAGAGAAGATTATTATGACATCCTGATGTGATCTTCTAACTGATGAATTATCAGGATTTGATGGTTCTGCGTCCACAGCTGTGCGACCAGAATCATCATCAGGCCAGAGAAAAATTGCTCTGCAGTAATTCAACCTTTCGAGCCACCGAGAGGGTTTCACAAAGACAGATTGGCTCATGCTGGGCATTAGCAAGCACAATGCAGCACTCCAAAACCTGGTTGCAACATACAGCAAGCAATCATTTACAACAGAAACTATGACCCATGGTCAGATAGGCAGACATACAACAGAATTACACACACAACTTATGTTTGCAATCTAACATATGAGTCCAAATCATAGAGGTACACATGGATGTAAGTAATCCCCTTCTCACAACTTAAGTCCATTAACCTTGTAGTTTCAAGAATGGGGCCTTACATGTAAGAGTATGATGTGGTTGCAGGGAGCAGATCACATTCATCCTTCCTAGTTAACCATTCTTGCTCTGGTCAGAGACTCTAGGAGCTGAAAAATTGAAAGTACATTCTTATATTATAAGCTTGTAATAAGCACAAAAAAAAAGTGAACAGATTCTCGGGCTAATCATGACAAGAAAGCAGCTTAAACAGATGTGCATGGCCACAGTAAATGGAATAGACCAGACCTAGTTCCAACAAACTGGATGGCCTAgtaattttacaaaaaaaaaaaaaacactctagTGTAGCAGTGCAGAACTGCATCTGAAAGTAGTAGATTCTCTGATATTCCTCCACAGGAAAAGTCATGAACACAAGCAACACATCCATATGCAACCACATATCACCTGTACTTACCAAGGCCCACTGCATCTGACCCCTTCATGATCCTGAGCCTCCTACAGCTGCCTGTGAACATTCTGCAATACAGCAACATTTTACAAATCAGGCAGCTTTAAAAGCACAACACAGTTTCTCAACTCCTAGTTCAAGTCCAGAACTCATCGAAACATGCAAAATGCTTGTGGGAACAGGAAAAGGTATGCTGCGTGGGCCCATGAAAACCAGGGAAATAAAGTAAAACATGTGAAGATAACCACCAACACTACAGACATATGATGGGAAGGGCACCATTCGCACCGACATGTTTTAACCTAATTTCAAACTCTGGCTTCCCAtagcatttttattttgtttttatcaaCAACTCCCCTTAACCTTTCCAATTTCTGTTTCAAACAATATAACCCACGTACAAACAGAAAGTGAGTGTAAAACAATTCAATAATTAACACAGGAAACAGAACACACTAAATTTTCCAACACACCATAAGAAAATGAATCCATCACAACATTTAAGAGAAAATGACATGCAGATGAGGTTAAAAGGTTTCACTAAAACCTCACAAATTTTCTATTTGAAAATACAACATAGAATCTGCACTTTGTTAGTGCTTCTAGTAAATACACTGATAAATTTTGAGTCATTGAAAATAACTCACCTCCACGGAACATCACCAACAAGCATCCAATCTCCATCTTTGTCCTTGTACGTGAGAACAAGCTCAGTGCCATTTTTATAATCCATCAGTCGGAAATCAGATAGTTCTTCTCTTCCCGATTTCCCATTAGATTCATTATGGCCTGCAGGAACAGATAACATTTCAATTACCGTTCCACCATAGGAAACCACACCAAGTCAGTCTTCTAACTAAAAAGGACAAATAAACAGACAATGCTCCGAACTGAGATTAGGAGTGGGGAAGAGAATATAAAGAAATATGGGGTTCTAGATGTAAAGATGCCAGAGAAAAAGAAGAGGTGGAAGGGCCTTAATAGTTTTTGAAATAAATCggggttcctgatgcaaaatgTTTAGATTCGAGTGGGCCTCTCCAGATGGGTTTCTTTTTTGCTCTGGGCTTGAATCCTTGTAGTTGGACTGGTTTCGTTGTGGGCTGCACCAAGCTCATGCaagccttttttttttcttttctttggtttttatctttttctataaaACTAGAGATCTTGCAAAAttctccaaaaatcatgaaaaaattagaaaaatgccaaaccagttttatTAGCTTCATAAAAATATGATCTATCCATAAATACTATGAATCTTGTTAGGTTATGTTTTTGTCTATTGGTGTGTTAAACCATCCTTGCatatgttgcatacatatatattcGGTGATGACTGAGAACGTGCCACAGGCAGATCCAAAATACGCGGAGGTGgccaaggagtacgaggaggaggtcctcgtcGTCGGTGTTCCTGAAGCCCTCACTAACTTTTCGTTGTTCGGTTTCTGCCCAAGACAAGACCCGGTGCATAACTCTTACTTTTCAGGACTTATTATGTTTGTTTGCGCATTAAGTTTTGATTTGAGGAGAAGGATTTACGCCATCTGATTTAGTTTTGATTAAAATATGGATTAGTCAACATTACAACTAATTATTTCGTCAACTGGAATCTTGGGTAGATTATTATCTAATGAAATCTAAATAAATGTATTTATGTAATTCCCAATGAGGACTGTTGTGTGAAAATTCAAGAGCGGTTTGATATATCTACAAAAAAAATTACGGATGTTGATATGATGCGTCAAAAAGCTACAAAGGTCGATATTGAGTCATAGAAACACATGGACGGGTATTATGAAAAATAAAATTATGGTATATTTATAGCTAAATAATTATGTGCTTCGCAATGGAAGGAAAAATATACCAAGCTGCATTTTAACTTGATGCAGGTTTAATAGGATATTGTTATTTATTGTTAGCATTAACTTGTATTATGGATGTCatggtcatcataaaataaattataaaaggaTAAACATAAGTAGATATGTATCACTCACGTTATCGTTTTCCATGAATGTTTAATAGCTTTTTTTCTtccattgcaacgcacgggcatatttacTGGTACGAGTAATTAGTGAAAGATATGCTAGATGCCTTGCATGCTAAGGTAGTACTTGCAGTAAAGATTAGTCTCATAAGAGATACATATGTTGTAGTGATTGTCTTTTGCATTGGAGGTAGGCCTGGGCCAGACGGCCAGTACGTACAAGTATCATGAATCAGATGAttcttttattattattttctgaGACGACGTTATAAGAAATTAGAAAGGTTCTGAGTTGACAATGTTCGACGGAAGCTTTTTATAGGAATTTACAATTCCATTACTCGACCATGTCAGCTAAATCGCTTGACACCATATACATGATATAATCTGGCACTCCGGCCAACAGTGAAGGAGCAGCTGTTTCAGCTCATGCACAAGGCCTCCACCAGTGATTGTCTGAACTCATCCCCTTGCAAAGCCCCTACCACTTGTTGCGCGTCCATTTTCAGAATAATGTTGTTGATGCCCAACTGCACCGCCGCGCTAATGCCCTTGATGCAGGCCGCCAGCTCAATAAGCAATGGACTGTAAGCAAGATTCCTGCGGCCTGAGCCCGTCTGGATGACTACACCCAAATCATCAGGAATCACATAGCCCCATCCACAACTATCATCCGATTCTTTGAAGGCTCCATCGACATTCAGCTTGAGAGTACCTGGCTGAGGACACTTCCACCTCTGTGCACATCTACTTCCCCTCTTCGGTGCTGGAGATCTCAAAGCTCTAACCTCTACCGCTTGCCTTCCACTTAACAAAGATATATGGTCTGGCAATCTTCGCAGTCTGCCCTCCCTAACTGAATTTCTTCCATGCCACCACTTGTTCAGGATGAAAGTTATTCTCAATTGAGTTTCCCCTCTGAGATGCAGGCTGTGCTTCACTGTCCCCTTCGCATCATGGCACAAGCTGAGGCGTTCCCTTACTTCTTCTAGTCCAGCCGACCGCCACACCTGCATCTAAAGAATAGGTGCCCTCCATCCTCTCTAGCTTTGTCGCACATCAGGTTGATACAAAGCGCTAAAGAATTGTGTGCCGATCTCCACATAAAGTGCTTGAATCGGTCTAGGCCTTCCATTTTCATATCATGGACTAGATCACCTCTTTGTCTTGCTTACACGATGAACTCAATGTCACCGAGTCAtttttgttgcattgttggtcATCATAAAAGACCCTGTATGCCGACTTGACTGAAAATAAGCCTTTGGGATCTTAGTGCCATGCTAAAGTGTCCTCCATCTCCAGATGGACTGGAAGAGCGAGGATCTTGGTTGTATCTTCACTCCAGAATATGTTCTGCACCAGCTCCCTATCCCATTGGCCCGTGCTTGGGTTAATCAGTTTAGAAAAAGATGTTCATGCCCCTTAGGGTGATTGGCCAACATGTAAAGCCCTGAGGTATCCATGAACCCACCCAGACTTTGATGTTGTCTCCAATCTCACTTGCCAGATAATCCCCTTCTTCAGAAGCTCCAAACCCTTCAAAATACTCCTGCACATGTAGGACATCCCATCACTAGATTTCGCGTTGAGCAAGTCACCACCACGATAATACTTTGCCTTGAGAACCCTTGCACATAGCGATTTGGGATATTGAATTAGTCTCCATCATGCTTTGCCAACATAGCAATATTGAAGGCAAGCATATCTCTGAAACCTAGTCCGCCTTGCTTCTTTGCCCTTCTCTCGGTTTCTCCCAACTTAACCAGTGCATTGTATTTTCTTTGTCATTCTGACTTCACCGGTAACTGCACACCTGTTCGCCGATCTGGTCATAGAGTTCTTTTGTTATGTCAAAGCACCCCATTGCATATGTGGGAATTGCCAGTGCAACTACTTTTATCATCACCTCCTATCCTACGTTAGACGGAAATTTCTCCCTCCACCCCTGAATTCTCTACTAGACCTATCCTTTAGGAAGCCAAAACCTGTGCTTTGGTTCTGCCCACATGAATTGGTAGACCCAAATATTTATCACTGAAAGATTCTCGGTTGATACCCATCGTCCGCATTACCGCTACCTTGTGCTCACTGCCTATGTTCTTACTAAACATAATGGTTGATTTATCCTTGTTGATTATTTGCCCCGAACACTCATACAAATCCAGGACACCCTGTAACTTTGTTGCATCTTCCTCATTCGCCTGAATCATTATCAAAGAATCACGGCGAACAGCAGGTGAGAGATGCTTGGAGCGCCGTGCCAAATTTTAACCCACCAATTTCTCCATCAACCTCAACTTTCTGTAATATGGCAGAGAACCCCTCGGCACAAAGTAAAAAGAGATAGGGTGATAGGGGATCATCCTGCCTGAGTCCTCGTTCTAGGATAATTTCCTCAGTTAGACAATCTTTGATCTTCACCTTATATTTAACAGTTTGCACACTCTTCATGGTTAGTTCTACCCAAGTTGAAGAGAAGCCCAGATGGATCATCATATCCCTCAGAAAATTCTATTCTACTCAGTCATACGCTTTGCTCATGTCCAACTTGATGGCAGCATACCCTACATTACCCCTCCTTTTGTTTCGCATATAATACAACAACTCATAAGCGATGAGAGTATTGTCTCCAATTAATCTTCTCGGGACAAAAGCACTTTGAGATGGTGAGATAATACTTGGTAGGATAGCTTTAACTCTGTTACCAAGAACTTTTGAGACCACTTTGTACCGCACATTCCATAAACTAATTAGCATAAATCTTTTACATACTCTAGAGTCTATACCTTTGGAATCAAGACGATGGTTGTGTCATTCCATCCTTCTGGTATATCCCCTCCCTTCAGTACATCCAGGACCTCATCTGTTACTCGGTCCCCAACAATATCCCAGCACTACTTGTAGAAGAttgatgtaacacccctggtgttaagcaTCACTCAAACTTGaccatgtcatcatcatgcatgtTGATCATCCATAGTAGCAAACCAAGTTTTGCATCCAGTAAAATCAATGTTAATTGGTTAGCAATGCAATGCATGTGTGTTGTGATGTGCTACAACCAAAATCTTTTAAGGTACTTTGTGACCTTCTATTTTTGAATTTCACCAAAAATACTTGCACTTATGCCCTAATAAACTTTGAGGTGTAAAGTGTGTACTTTACACTAGTGTCAGGTATAGGGTATGAATTCAAGTCCAACCCATTAAAACTTGAACTCCAAATTTGAAAACAGAATTGGATTCCAGCACTTAGGCTAAGTCTTGGGATttagttttgaattcaaatttgagggatttattaaaatgaatttctcAAATAAACTTGTTGCA
The nucleotide sequence above comes from Miscanthus floridulus cultivar M001 chromosome 18, ASM1932011v1, whole genome shotgun sequence. Encoded proteins:
- the LOC136524012 gene encoding auxin-responsive protein IAA21-like — protein: MLSVPAGHNESNGKSGREELSDFRLMDYKNGTELVLTYKDKDGDWMLVGDVPWRMFTGSCRRLRIMKGSDAVGLAPRVSDQSKNG
- the LOC136524013 gene encoding uncharacterized protein — its product is MQVWRSAGLEEVRERLSLCHDAKGTVKHSLHLRGETQLRITFILNKWWHGRNSVREGRLRRLPDHISLLSGRQAVEVRALRSPAPKRGSRCAQRWKCPQPGTLKLNVDGAFKESDDSCGWGYVIPDDLGVVIQTGSGRRNLAYSPLLIELAACIKGISAAVQLGINNIILKMDAQQVVGALQGDEFRQSLVEALCMS